The Chaetodon auriga isolate fChaAug3 chromosome 2, fChaAug3.hap1, whole genome shotgun sequence genome segment TCCTCTGATGTTTTATGATtacctgtttttctgtttaaaaaaaaaccaaaaaactgtTTATCCATCTTCACATTCGGGTCGttaatattttcacatcatATCAACATTAATAAGGTAAAACTAATtcacaagcacaaaatgatCCGTCATTCACTGTACTTTTAAATTTGAAGCTTAAGTTTGTGTCCTAATCTTTGTCAAATGTATCTGAACTTCTTTGTCGGGACAAAGTtacaaaaaaatgtctgtcttcttttcttGCTGTTCATTTGTCATGAAGGTCAAATAACTGAAGACAATTACAGAGATTTACATGTTATTTTACTTAATCCAGTTAATCCAACACAGTCGGTCCTGAAACGGGTTGTGTACCTGGCAAAGAGTCAAATGTTCATTAACTGCGTCAACAAGGTTATTGACATTCAAAGTTATGCAGAATTGCATAATTAATCTTGTTTCTACAGAAGATTTAATGGGAGGACACGAGTCCTTCCTTCTGGGCTGTGCACCAACGCGCACATCCACACCCACAAACGCAGCACTGCAGCCTTTCCCTCCATACAACGgcacataaaaccacacaacagacacacttctaactgtacacacacacacacacacacacacacacacacacacacacacacacactagctgTCCTGCTGAATCAGGTCTTTGGCTTTCTGCAGGTTGTGGTCCACGGCTCCATCTAAGAACTGAACCCAGGACAGCTGTGATTCCCCGCACACGTGACTGGACCTGGCCGTGAGGAAAGAAGTGGAGGATTGTGAGAAAGATAAACAAAGACAATACAAAGAATTTAAAGATTAGGTTCTCTTTGCTGACGTCTCGTTTCAATCAGTCACAGGAGGAAACTGGCAGCGAACGAGTCGCCTGGATTTGTTCTTTGATCTGATAAGATTGATGACTTGTCAGATTTACAGAAACTACGCCCAAATTTCTCAACCCTCCTCGAACACACCCTCCAACTTTCTCTGAGGACATCTGCCCTTTCCCACCTTCACCACTGATTCCAGGAATTTTTACTCACCATTAACCTCACTCCTCATTGGTCCACTTCAGCTGAGCTACAGCACTGAGGCTCCCTCATGATTAGTCACATTTAAAGAACCGTCGCAGTGATTTTGCATGAACCTGTTGAACCCTTTCTGAAGCAAACCTCCAGTTTttgaaacaacaataaataaacacgAGGGTGAATCTCACCTGATGATCTCCAGAACTTTCTTTAACAGCGCAGCCAGTTTACACACCTGTAGGTAAAAAAAGGTAacatttatttgtatttcttatttatttcaacttgttttatatttacattagGTAAatctaatctctctctctctttaaaacccaaatgatcacactgtgtgtttgattgttgtttctgatttatgttttatacagcatccAAACTTCTTTGGAATCGAGGCTGTATATCTGCAGATTGTACAACAGTTTGTGTGGAAACTGACAAGCTGGGACGTGTATATCAATTATTCTGAAGAGCAGCTGGCACAATCACTTCATATCACTTTACCACTGAACCCAGCCTGCTCTGACTGCTACATAAGCTTTGGCAGTAAAACCTGAGGTTTAACACCAGTTTGATAAGGACACAAAGAGCTGCTGATCCTGATCAACAGTTTTTTAAAGTCCCATAACAAAAGCAGAGGTGTGAACTGGAAACAGTTTTCTTTGGAAACATCTGAGAACATTAATCTGCATGTCAAAACAATGGGAACATTTGTCAAAGtgactgaaacagaaatgatttaTTATCAATGCGACAAAGTTGGACACAGTTTGGAGTGATCggtttatttagttttgttcaatttaaattaaaataattcaatTTTTTAGGATTCAAATACGTCTTTCACTTGTTCTGTTCTTGCACACTGTTTAAAAACTCCATTATCGCTATCAATTAATGATTATTTACATAGTCGATGACCGATTCCCTAAAATCCCTGCTAAAAACACACGGCTGTGATTAATAAAAGTGCGACAGCcttctgtgtattttgtgtgtagTGTTCATACTGGATTATTGTTTTTATCCTGCTGTGGAAAAACTCTTCAAGTGGGAACTTAAGACGCTCCAGGAATATGTCAGTGTAGGTATGACTCCTCTGTGGACCCGTCACTGTACTCTCATGGAATAAATACAGGCCTGAGAACAGCATGACATTTAAATGAGTTATCAAGGTGTAGTCTGAGTAACCTGTACAACAAATCTCGACTCAAAAAGATATTCTGACTGATACGCAGGAAGCTGAGCAGACGTCATCAAGACCGAGCGTCACAAAATATCCAGATTACTGACGAAATGTTCAATCTGTGGTGACAACAAGGAAACTCTGAACTTCTGACTGCGTTTCATTATTAAtgacggagtgtgtgtgtgcgtgcgtgcgtgtgtcttACATTGTTTTCTACTCCACTGTAGTCCATGGGCGGgtagagacagagagccagatCATCaacactgaggagaaaagacagcaggaggcagagcttTGTCTTCATGACTGCGTTCATGTTGAAGCTCACTGTAAAAAGTGACGCTTCACTTCCATTAAAAATGAGCAAAGTGGGAAAAAACGATCGATTAAGCCTTTGAAGTGTCCAGTTGGTGTCTTTCAAAAACACACCTCAATCTAAGACAAAGtaataaatatttttccatTGATAGAagtgccaaaacaaaacaacaacaacaaaaaaaaacttcacactTTTATTCAAATGACAGAAAGTTAATGCTGCGATTTACCACTTTGGTCCTTTTCTGCTAAAATACATCATCGcatgaccgtgtgtgtgtgtgtgtgtgtgtgtgcgcgcgtgtgcgtgtgcgtgttccTACCTGGGGCTGATTTCCTTGGTGATGTCAGCCAGGTCGTCCAGCTGAGCCACGCTCTGACACGTGTTAACATCACCGTTGGCTTTGACGGCTGACGTCAGCTTCCTCAGGCACGCTGCCGAGGCCTTCATCAGCCCCTGGCACGGACCAATCACGAGCCGGTCCTTCTCTGACCAATAAGTGTCCTGGTTGCCTCGAGGCTCCTCCCCTTCCCGGTCATCATTGAGGACGTCACTGAAAGGGTCGTGTTCCTCAGATAACGCCTGGGTGGAGAGCTAGCCTCAGTTCATCTGTCCAGACTCAACACGCGGCCACATAAAGtgaaaatcagtgaaaacacacctgtTCAATCTCCTCGATGGCGTCTTTCACAACCCCAATCTGAGCGGACAGAACCACCAGCACTGCCGCCTTGTTGTCTGTGAAACACACGTTTTTCATCAAGTACTTCAAATCTCAGAACTCCTCAAACCAGGACAATGATGAGGACTGCATGACGTCAATTAAAGACGcttttaaatatattatttattctaTGACCTCTAGGAAAACGGGATTGCCGAATGGTGAAGAAAAGCATGTGAAATTCTCAGTCTCAAAGTGAGTTTTGTGTGATCTCTTCATTCACGAGCTTCGTTCTTCATGTAGAGAGAACAAAGATTTGACAGAGCGCCTCCAGCCATACACGCGTTAAGATGTAGACCTGTCAAATGACAGATACACCTGATAGACGGTGTACTAGTCTGATCATATTGAGCTCTGGAATGAGGCCAAAGCTCACAACTCAAACTCAATCTCGCCCTGCAGCCAAACTGTGAGAGCCACATCCGGATCACCGAGTCCTCACATTTACAGCTGCTCTACGTGTGCGCGACACGctcgctgctgctgtctctACCTTCATCTCtgagaatttaatgtcctttaTACTCGTTTAAAAATCGTTCCATGAGTAAACACCTTCCTATATCAGCGGTAAACTTTTATCTCATgcttcagctgaaaacacttCCTCTGACATGTTATGCAAAATGTCTTACGAGACATCTGGTGACGCCGCTTTCTCTACTGTGACCTCAAAACTGCAAACTTGTTTTTTACTCTCTGCTATTTATAGAATATTTCCCATTTAtttgattgttgttgttttaacaaGCACTtgcgacacacaaacacacagagtgaactTTCTCATTCGCACACAGACTCCTCATTAAATGTGGATCATAAAATAAAGTCTATAGAAAGTTTGGTTCATGTGGTCGGACTTTCAGTACAACATCACCACCTGCAGGCTGCCAGTAAAACCACTGAGCTAACACCAATACTTCCACTGCTACTACACCTTTAAAACACGCTAAAGAGCAGGATGTGAAGACTCCAGAGGAGAATTTATAATCTGAACATTTGGACTTTTCTTCTTAGTCTACTGACCTCGTGGCAACTGGGCAAACTGGTCGCAGGCTGACcacacacttcctgttgatGTCAACTGTTCCTGGGTCAGACTAGAGgtgagcagaagaagaggatgaggaggaggagagagggaggaagtcaGGGAGCCGAAGAGACCGAAAAGGATCTGAATGCTTCTTAAAGTTTACTGTAACACCTATAAAAAACATGTGTGTCCTACTGAAGGAGCTCAACACTTATGCAAACATATATTTTGGATTTGTTCTGTTcattcttctgtttgtctgctgtcactgacaTTAAAGGGGCATTAATAAATTCAatacaaatattcatttttcacaacaacaataaacaggtaaaactgtgtgtttgtgtgtgcatgcacctcTGCAGCGGAGAGCTCAGTatgacctccagcagctgtgCGACTCCCTCCAGGACCTCGACCGTGGCGTCTCTGACCTGTCGGCGCAGACtaacacctgcagacaggagcG includes the following:
- the ccndbp1 gene encoding cyclin-D1-binding protein 1 homolog, which translates into the protein MSADNRGGNVSVPFRNLLNSIQCIRDRVRDGESNESDGAFNLSNFWDTLNQAVKAVSQEATKLSLAFSKPPLPSQQDGDKLAESILKSVLTLSTVYYWLPKSQGVSLRRQVRDATVEVLEGVAQLLEVILSSPLQSLTQEQLTSTGSVWSACDQFAQLPRDNKAAVLVVLSAQIGVVKDAIEEIEQALSEEHDPFSDVLNDDREGEEPRGNQDTYWSEKDRLVIGPCQGLMKASAACLRKLTSAVKANGDVNTCQSVAQLDDLADITKEISPSVDDLALCLYPPMDYSGVENNVCKLAALLKKVLEIIRSSHVCGESQLSWVQFLDGAVDHNLQKAKDLIQQDS